A part of Periophthalmus magnuspinnatus isolate fPerMag1 chromosome 14, fPerMag1.2.pri, whole genome shotgun sequence genomic DNA contains:
- the rbm27 gene encoding RNA-binding protein 27, whose translation MIIENVDALKTWLAKLLEPICDADPAALANYVVALVKKDKPEKELKALCADQLEVFLQKETVGFVEKLFECLTTKNYLGNPPPKETPKEDVKQPAAKMESVEPEISEEERENRRRRSPLRSRSDFNESRRVEERRRDDRKRRDFDRHGKSGNDSHRERERHERRRGSPRGRSYSRSRSRSRSGSRGKSRDREHRGGRDFKPKFDVERKDSENFTTASSGTPSQQHPSPLLPTPTLPYSTSSGVSGPPGVPVVTPAHLPDSTTDSWSTFYSNQRLDPGKQFGNKTAPLKQRCRDYDEKGFCVRGDLCLFDHGNDPLVVDDVNLPNMLPFPPAPVLPPPPGIPLPPMTEPPPPLRINPMPPYGQPPPPGVFPGPPLIVTSGIDTPNHQSALTSSPPIGPPGVGLPPPTLPPPPSSSSVSLHPQFVQSEYTYDAEGYNPEAPGMTGAGRSAQFRHFIPRVQTQRPNLIGLTSNEGQGNRAANIVIQTEPSTGSSTSASNRFSSEQEIRKRSLETGPTDGPQAKKPWMDKPGFNNQHKGPFPKRIHYVNTKLEVRKIPRELNNITKLNEHFSKFGTIVNIQVVFGGDPEAALIQYTKNEEARRAISSTEAVLNNRFIRVYWHREPGANHTGAPGQEQGTGPQTVPPQTNHGPQHPTVHKGIKQHNAAAYVLNKTVHKPRPQTTAGTSGVSPADSSNVEAAPVASALTNSQKMPFTPTSLKSSSKSLGKTAKVLIAQEALKQKQEALKLQQDMRKKKQEMLQTQIECQKALINRLEKNRGMKPEERANIMKTLKELTDKISQLQNDLNPVAQVTSAKANNNQPKNKSDAQKELLDAELDFHKKMNSGEDTTDLKRKLGQLQVEATRLGLIRSPSGRGRGRGKMAADHGAGHVGRGRGRSRDGPGRGGTINRMVVDHRPRALAILGVTQEEKEELMPHFVKFGEIEDLRDHDANSVVMTFKTRSEAENAANQGAKFKGRVLQISWYKPKTPSVTTEPEEEDAKEEDSSKESGSFLAEEEEEEEDDDEDDEYESRSWRR comes from the exons ATGTGATGCTGACCCTGCAGCTCTGGCCAACTATGTGGTGGCTCTTGTAAAGAAAGACAAACCAGAGAAGGAGCTCAAAGCCCTTTGTGCTGATCAGCTTGAAGTCTTCCTGCAAAAAg AAACTGTGGGATTTGTTGAAAAACTGTTTGAATGCTTGACAACAAAAAACTACCTAGGAAATCCTCCTCCAAAGGAAACCCCTAAAGAAGATGTGAAGCAACCTGCAGCTAAAATGGAGTCTGTGGAG CCTGAAATAtccgaggaggagagagaaaacagacgCCGGAGGAGTCCTCTGAGGAGCCGCTCTGACTTTAATGAATCCAG GAGGGTAGAGGAGAGAAGACGAGATGACCGCAAACGCCGTGATTTTGATCGCCACGGGAAAAGTGGCAACGACTCCCACCGAGAGCGGGAGAGACATGAGCGGCGCCGCGGCAGCCCTCGGGGGCGGAGCTACAGCCGGAGCCGCAGTCGGAGCAGGAGCGGCAGCAGAGGGAAGAGCCGAGACCGGGAGCACCGCGGAggcagag ATTTTAAGCCCAAGTTTGACGTGGAGAGGAAGGACTCAGAAAACTTCACCACAGCCTCATCAGGGACGCCTTCGCAGCAGCACCCATCGCCTTTGCTGCCCACCCCGACACTCCCATACTCCACATCGAGCGGGGTGTCGGGGCCTCCGGGTGTTCCTGTGGTCACACCCGCTCACCTGCCTGACAGCACCACAGACAGCTGGTCCACTTTCTACAGCAATCAGAGGCTGGACCCTGGCAAACAATTTGGCAACAAGACCGCCCCACTCAAACAGCGCTGCAGAGACTATGATG AAAAGGGCTTCTGTGTCCGTGGCGACTTGTGCCTGTTCGATCATGGCAACGACCCCCTGGTGGTGGACGATGTGAACCTGCCCAACATGCTGCCGTTCCCCCCTGCGCCTGTACTGCCCCCGCCCCCCGGGATCCCTCTACCTCCCATGACAGAGCCTCCACCTCCTCTACGGATCAATCCCATGCCCCCGTACGGCCAGCCACCACCTCCAGGAGTCTTCCCAG GACCCCCACTGATAGTCACCAGTGGGATTGACACGCCTAACCACCAATCGGCTctcacttcctctcctcccatTGGACCGCCTGGCGTTGGCCTGCCACCTCctactcttcctcctcctccctcgtcctcctccGTTTCTCTGCATCCTCAGTTTGTCCAGTCTGAAT aTACCTATGACGCAGAGGGCTATAATCCTGAGGCTCCGGGCATGACTGGAGCAGGTCGCAGTGCCCAGTTTCGTCACTTCATTCCTCGGGTTCAGACGCAGCGCCCAAACCTCATCGGGCTCACGTCCAATGAGGGCCAAGGCAACAGAG CTGCCAACATAGTGATCCAGACAGAACCCTCTACTGGCAGCAGCACATCTGCATCAAACCGCTTCAGCTCAGAGCAAGAAATCAGGAAGAGGAGCCTCGAGACTGGTCCAACTGACGGTCCGCAGGCCAAGAAACCCTGGATGGACAA gcCTGGCTTCAACAACCAACACAAAGGCCCCTTTCCAAAGAGGATCCATTACGTCAACACAAAACTGGAGGTGCGCAAGATCCCACGAGAGCTCAACAACATCACCAAACTCAATGAGCACTTCAGCAAGTTTGGCACCATCGTCAACATCCAG GTGGTGTTTGGCGGTGACCCAGAGGCGGCACTGATCCAGTACACAAAGAATGAAGAGGCGAGACGGGCCATCTCCAGCACCGAAGCCGTCCTGAACAATCGCTTTATCAGAGTATACTGGCACCGAGAGCCCGGGGCCAACCACACAGGGGCCCCAGGGCAAGAGCAGGGCACGGGGCCCCAAACTGTGCCACCGCAAACCAACCACGGACCCCAGCACCCTACTGTGCATAAG GGAATAAAGCAGCACAATGCAGCTGCCTACGTTTTGAACAAGACGGTGCATAAGCCTCGCCCTCAGACCACAGCCGGGACGTCCGGCGTGAGCCCAGCGGACAGCTCCAATGTAGAGGCGGCCCCT GTGGCATCTGCCCTAACAAACTCTCAGAAAATGCCCTTCACCCCAAcctccctgaagtcctcctccaAGAGTCTGGGGAAAACGGCCAAAGTACTGATTGCACAAGAAGCTCTCAAGCAGAAGCAG GAGGCATTAAAACTTCAACAGGACATGAGAAAGAAGAAGCAGGAGATGTTGCAGACACAAATTGAGTGCCAAAAA GCCTTAATAAACCGTCTGGAGAAAAACAGAGGGATGAAGCCAGAAGAAAGGGCAAACATCATGAAGACACTGAAGGAGCTGACTGATAAAATCTCACAGCTGCAGAATGACCTGAACCCTGTCGCTCAGGTCACCAGTGCCAAAGCCAACAACAACCAGCCTAAGAATAAGAGCGAC GCCCAGAAAGAGCTGCTGGACGCTGAGCTCGACTTTCACAAGAAGATGAACTCTGGAGAGGACACCACCGACCTCAAGAGGAAACTGGGGCAGCTACAAGTGGAG GCGACGCGGTTAGGCCTGATCCGCTCTCCTTCAGGCCGGGGTCGGGGCAGAGGAAAGATGGCGGCAGATCACGGAGCAGGACATGTGGGGCGGGGCAGAGGACGCAGTCGGGACGGGCCGGGCAGAGGGGGCACAATCAACCGAATGGTGGTTGACCACAGGCCCAGAGCTCTGGCCATCCTGggggtcacacaggaggagaaggaggagctcATGCCACACTTTGTG AAATTTGGAGAGATTGAGGATCTGCGTGACCACGATGCTAACAGTGTTGTAATGACGTTCAAAACAAGAAGTGAAGCTGAAAAT GCTGCCAACCAGGGAGCAAAGTTCAAAGGTCGTGTGCTTCAGATTTCCTGGTACAAGCCCAAGACGCCCTccgtcacaactgaacctgaggAGGAAGACGCCAAAGAAGAGGACAGCTCG AAGGAGAGCGGCTCGTTTttggcggaggaggaggaagaggaggaggatgatgatgaagatgacgagTACGAGAGCAGATCCTGGAGGCGATAG